The Epinephelus lanceolatus isolate andai-2023 chromosome 21, ASM4190304v1, whole genome shotgun sequence genome has a segment encoding these proteins:
- the timm23a gene encoding mitochondrial import inner membrane translocase subunit Tim23 has protein sequence MDSNSQGSGGTKGGFGSLFGGGAPEYSNTELAGVPLTGMSPLSPYLNVDPRYLVQDTDEFILPTGANKTRGRFELAFFTIGGSCMTGAALGAVNGLRVSLKETRDMGWSKPRNVQILNMVTRQGASWANSLGSVALLYSVFGVAIEKARGAEDDINTVAAGTLTGMLFKSASGLKGAARGGLVGLALSGAYALYNNWDHLTGSSSSSRLY, from the exons ATGGACAGCAACTCACAAGGATCAGGAGGAACGAAAGGAGGTTTCGGGAGTCTCTTTGGAGGAGGTGCACCTGAATACTCCAACACAGAGCTCGCCGGTGTTCCCT TGACTGGAATGAGCCCTCTGTCTCCTTACCTGAATGTCGACCCTCGTTACCTGGTTCAG GACACAGATGAGTTCATTCTGCCCACAGGCGCCAATAAAACAAGAGGGAGGTTTGAACTGGCTTTCTTTACCATTGGAGGATCGTGCATGACTG GAGCTGCACTTGGAGCTGTAAATGGTCTCAGGGTGAGCCTAAAGGAGACTCGCGACATGGGATGGTCCAAACCTCGTAATGTGCA GATTCTCAACATGGTGACCAGACAGGGTGCTTCATGGGCTAACTCTCTGGGCTCTGTTG CCTTGTTATACAGTGTTTTTGGTGTGGCGATAGAGAAGGCCAGAGGAGCGGAAGATGACATCAACACAGTGGCTGCTGGGACGTTAACTGGGATGCTCTTTAAATCAGCCA GCGGCCTGAAGGGAGCAGCCCGAGGAGGTCTGGTTGGTTTAGCCCTGTCCGGTGCCTACGCTCTCTACAACAACTGGGACCACCTCACCGGCTCATCGTCATCCTCCAGGCTGTACTAA
- the LOC117247654 gene encoding elastase-1, whose product MMAVPGPPLLLFLSLLLPLLLSKASLPAAAYTLTPGRQPQHKLLHLDWPRDCGMAHFKPNMAERIVSGNEARPHSWPWQVSLQVRPRGSKHYIHVCGGTLIHKNWVLTAAHCFQKGKAEDAGSWRIVLGKHQLKRSETAERIFPVKRIYRHENFRYPAHSELDYDIALVKAGTDIVPSNFIRYACLPRKQTSLNPGHYCWVTGWGDTRGGKENVSLAEALNQARLPIIDFKTCRQKKFWGDRVRDSMICAGFRDTEGPPAACQGDSGGPLLCQLGRDRWEVHGVVSFGPIGCTVENKPSVFTRTAAYIPWIEATRIRDFFLH is encoded by the exons ATGATGGCTGTACCTGgacctcctctgctcctctttctgtctctgctgctgccgctgctgttgAGCAAGGCGTCTCTGCCTGCAGCTGCATACACACTCACCCCTGGACGACAGCCACAGCATAAGCTCCTCCACCTGG ACTGGCCCAGAGACTGTGGCATGGCTCACTTCAAGCCCAACATGGCCGAGAGGATTGTGTCTGGGAACGAGGCCAGACCTCACTCCTGGCCCTGGCAGGTCTCTCTGCAG GTTCGTCCCAGGGGAAGTAAACACTACATTCACGTCTGTGGAGGAACTCTCATCCACAAGAACTGGGTCCTTACTGCCGCTCATTGCTTCCAAAA GGGTAAAGCCGAGGATGCTGGGAGCTGGAGGATTGTCCTGGGGAAGCACCAGCTGAAGCGCTCCGAGACCGCAGAGAGGATCTTCCCAGTGAAGAGGATCTACAGGCACGAGAACTTCCGTTACCCAGCTCACAGCGAGCTGGACTACGACATCGCCCTGGTGAAGGCTGGCACAGATATCGTCCCTTCGAACTTCATTCGCTACGCCTGCCTGCCGCGCAAGCAGACCAGCCTCAATCCAGGACACTACTGCTGGGTCACAGGCTGGGGAGACACCCGCG gCGGGAAGGAGAACGTGTCTCTGGCAGAGGCCCTGAATCAAGCCCGCCTGCCCATCATTGACTTCAAGACCTGCCGGCAGAAGAAATTCTGGGGCGACCGTGTCCGAGACTCCATGATCTGTGCCGGGTTCAGAGACACTGAGGGCCCGCCGGCTGCATGCCAG GGCGACTCCGGTGGTCCTCTGCTGTGCCAGCTGGGGCGTGACCGCTGGGAGGTGCACGGCGTGGTGAGCTTTGGCCCGATCGGCTGCACCGTGGAGAACAAACCCAGCGTCTTCACCCGCACCGCTGCCTACATCCCCTGGATCGAGGCAACACGCATCAGGGACTTCTTCCTGCACTAA